CTTTCTTGATTGCTTTTGTTTTAAGCTCAAGGGGAATCCATATCTGATACTCTTATTGCTGTATGtaccttaaatatttttaccCTTATacctcttcctttttcttaatAGAGTCTCCTCTATTAAAATAGCAATGTACAAGTTTAGTAGCCTTTACagattctttattttattctttttagtACATAAATATGAGAACTCAGAGAATATCACTTCTCCTGAAGAAGAGGTTTGCCACACCCAATTGGGTTAAGGTACGTATGTTCTGCCttttgtttcaaaaataaaaataccaattttatctttgaaagaatttgaaaatgaagtCGTTGCTTTGCTTTGTTTGCACAGCACAAGGAACCGAGAGAAGTTCATATGTGTGTTGATTTATTTCTACAAGAGGTGGGTACTTTCAAATCAAATgctgtttttcttttgtcttttccGTCTTTTAAGTTGTTCTGATTTGTTTGAGGATTGTACTCGAAtagtgattttttaaaatttttttattagtgtttaatacttacatttttttatcttgatGTTACAGCTCAAAATTACAGGTAATGAAGTGAAGCAGATTTTGCCTCAAGATTTGACGAAGCACCGAAGAGCTGATAGTAACGGGAGCTCTGCTTCATCAAGAAGCAACTCTTTCCgggaggagaaggagaagttGAGTCGCTCTAATATTCAGAAGGGAAGGAGCCAACAGCTTTTGGAAACACACCTAGCCAAGCTGTTTAAACAAAAGGTTGAAATTTTCACAAAAGTAGAATATACACAGGTATTTAACAACCATCATGTTAGTGatgcaaaatttaaataattcctTCATGATTCAAAAATGTCAATATATGAGTTTCAATTTGtaaaaatagatataatttagtattatttattaaaaaattgatgtaatttaattttttatattaaatttctttaaaaatatcaaaggGTTTTCATCAAAATTGATAGTaagattacattaattatattaacaaaacTAACCATCCTCTTCaatattgatgaaaaatatttgattcattttaaaaaattcaacagaAATAACTAAATTACATCAACATTTCACAAATTATACCAAATTAAATCGATTTTCacaaatcaaaactaaaaaaaattaaagaaccaatctaatatttttagatgaaaataaaaatcaaataggtgattaaatattcaaataattggTTGCAAACAACTTTTAATCAATATTTGCTTGCAAACTGCAGGAATCAGTGGTTATGACCATTGTTAAATTGTGCCTTAAAAGTTTACAAGAATATGCTAGGCTCCAGACTTTTAACCGGAGTGGATTTCAGCAAATTCAATTGGATATTCAGTTCTTGAGGACTCCATTGAAAGAAATAGTTGAAGATGAGGCTGCAATGGACTTCTTGCTTGATGAGGTTGGAGAAAATAGTGGTTCACctactttcttttcatttcattatttatttgttattttattttactgtatttGTGAACAGGTGATTGTTGCCGCTGTAGAGCGATGCCTTGATCCAATTCCTTTGGAGCTCCCCATATTGGATAGACTTATACAGGCAAAACTGGCACAACATAAGGAATTCGATTTAATCTCTCCATAGTCATTTTGTTAACCAGGACACCAAGTTTTCCCATCATtcttttttgataaatttaatattcaaccAGTTATTCTACtatgaatttaatatttaattagaattagCTTTGTATTGAAAaagtaaatgtttattttatgtaattaaatataaaaattaaacgtGAGTTTTGTTTGACAGGATACCTTATTCATGATAAACTataacatgaaaaagaaaactattgAAACTACTTGGGTTTGTTGGATCtaacatgaaaaagaaaagttgtttactcattcttattttttatatgaaaatttattaaataacaattaatttggGATGAAATATAGTTAATCATGACTAAGTTAAACATTGTTTtataaacagataaaaaaaattcttattgactaaaaattattagtatctaaaatattttctattattaataaatttataattaatttatgaattaaaagttaaattgatttctaatttattaataatataaataaatttaaatactattttttaaaatttatattataatgtttaatttagacatgattttttttctaaattaattgttatttaattattttcttctaatgatcggtaaataaattacatttttaactaattataaattatcttaaatatatttttgtaaaataattattaaaagaaaatagtatcTATATATGTGAGTTTATcattagataaaaaattattgttttctttaatattaatgtaCTCAGACTATATTCATCCTTAGATATATAccatacataatatataatatgtaagGTATAATATTATCACGTGTAATACATTTAAGGTctacatataatataatgataaaatttatatataatagaaaaaacatctataataaatatagtatatgAAAATGTTTTAAGGAGTAATTTACacacatataaaaataattaagcattatataaatttttgtactCATCATGTTATTTTATATCTGTGTATGTAATGATTTTGacatgtaaatttaaaatagatgattattaattaaaatattaaaaagcaaTAGTCACTATTCAATTGCCttccaaataaaatatatgaataataattataattttaaagtcttatactttttttaaaatattaagaaaaaattacgAGAACAAAAATTGACTTAGTTAAATACTATAAATTTAGGAAAAACAAGGAATACATTTGAgaaaattatatgtaatttatatttaaatataatctaGTTTTTATCATGTTATcgttgttttaatttattaaatagttttctgaatcaatataaataattcaaatattatacgttaaaaataataatttaatgtaattaaataaaaaaaattatatctatttatttataaagtttaaaacaaaatatattaaaatttaaagtttaagaaaaaacaaaagttattttcacgttataattttaaaattaaaaatatatttaacgtatcattctaataattttttagttcttaatatagtattataaaaaaaagtttataataactttttcattttatgtaAAGGAATATTACACATTCCACTTATACAACTCCTATACCAGTTACTGTGTAGCCCATCGTAGCATATTCCGAAGGCTGTTCCTTTTCCCGCCAAAACTTGCCTTCTTGTTTATATAGTTTGGCGCCCAATTCTCAGACCATTACCTAGGTATATTTTCCCGCCTCTCTATCTTTCTTGCTCTGTAGCAATCTTCACCAATCTTCACGACCATGACCACTAAGGATCTTGATTTCAATGCAGACAtaggtaaatattttttcttcttccgatctaTGTCTTCGGATTAGGGTTATtaccctaaattttctcttgcTTCTTCCTTTTTCCCTATTCCCTGTTAAGTTTATTTCCAGCTAGGGTTTGTAGTCTCTCCCTTTCTTTTCCCACTCACTGATTTCTTTTCCGATTCGGTTAATTCAATTGTTCTTTCTCCAGCTCTAGCGAAGGAGTTCCTTTCCAATTTCGCAGACGCCAATGGCGAAGCTAAATACCTGAATATCTTGGTGGGTTCTTTATTTTGCTCTAACTCTTATTTCTCTCAGATAACAACTATGTTAGCCCTGTTTtcttatttccttgttttttgtttcagcAAGACGTTGCAAACCACAAAACTAAAGCAGTTCAGATTGACCTTGAAGACTTAATTAACGTAATACTCGTTACTCTATTGTGCTTCCTATTCAAAATCCATGtttctgttaattttttttcctctgtGGAATTTCAGTACAAGGATTTGGACGAAGAATTTCTTAGTCGTGTTACCGAGAATACTCGAAGATATATCGGAATTTTCTCCAATGCAGTTGACGAGCTCATGCCAGAGTCTACTGAGGCTTTTACGGATGATGATCATGATATATTGATGACTCAGAGAACTGATGAAGGAGGGGAAGGTGTTGACGGTTCTGACCCCCTTCAGAAGATGCCTCCTGAAATCAAGCGCTACTAGTGAGATTCACCTCCGTGCTTTTCGTTGAATTTATTTAGCGATTTTGTAGTTGTAATTGCAGAAATTAGTTATATGTGATGCGACGGTCCTAATATGACCTCGTGATTGTATTCCAGCGAGCTTTATATTAAAGCATCTTCGAAAGGACGACCATTTACAATTAGGGAGGTGAAAGCTTCGAACATTGGTCAGCTTGTAAGAATCTCTGGTATTGTGACACGTTGTTCGGATGTCAAACCATTGATGAAAGTGGCTGTATACACGTGCGAGGATTGTGGATTTGAAATTTACCAGGTGATTGATAAAATGACTGCATGAACTGCACAATTTAGACACTAGATTTTATGCCgacaaaagtaaacaaaagaACTATTGTATGATATTTGCTTGGTACGATTTCAAAATAGTCCATTacactttttcaattttctttatgTCGAAACGATTTGATTGCCTGGATGGTAAACAACAATATTTTAAGGATtgtaattttctataaaaaccaTGTAAGGTTATAAAAACCGTGTAAGGTTTTTGTTAcgaatttatactttttttgtgAGTTATGGCTAGACTATTATATTTACATGCCAGTTGGTCCTTCACGTTGTTATTCTCTGCCTTCCTAAACAGGAAGTAACCGCTCGAGTCTTCATGCCCTTGTTTGAATGCCCATCAAAGCGCTGTGATACAAATCGAAGAAAGGGAAATGTTATCCTTCAACTGAGAGCTTCAAAGTTTTTGAGATTTCAGGAGGTTTGCTCTCTTCTTGAGTCATCAAAACATATGCatttactttcatttttcatattgtTTTACATAGTCTACACAATTGATTATTTACTTCAGAGTAAGATGGTAATAGATTTATGATATGATTCCAGGCCAAAATTCAAGAATTAGCTGAACATGTTCCTAAAGGCCATATTCCACGATCAATGACTGTCCATTTAAGAGGAGAACTCACCAGAAAGGTTTGGTATTTCCTGCCAATTGGCTTTAAATTAGTAGTTACTTCATATGCTGTCTTGTAGCTGGAATTTAATGGCTAATTAACTGCTGCGGTTTATTAACTCATGCTTGCTGTATATTGTTAGGTGGCTCCGGGTGATGTTGTCGAATTATCTGGGATTTTTCTTCCTATACCTTACACTGGTTTTCGAGCAATGCGCGCAGGCTTAGTTGCTGACACTTACTTGGAGGCCATGTCTGTAACTCATTTCAAGAGAAAATATGAAGAGTAAGTTAGTTTTCAGATCTTAATTGATAATTACTGACACAATTTTTTCACCATCACGAAGTACTGATATTATTGTGGCTTGCTTGAACATGATGAATACCTATCTACTAATTTGGGGCGTAACAACAGTCGTTTAACAAATTTGTTTTCTCATAGATATGAACTTCGAGGAGACGAGGAAGAACAGATTGCGCGATTAGCAGAGGATGGTGACatctataataaattatcaCGATCACTTGCTCCTGAAATTTTTGGACACGATGACATTAAAAAAGCACTGCTTCTTCTCCTTGTTGGTGCTCCACACCGGACCTTGAAGGATGGAATGAAGGTAAAGAACTATATAAGAATAAAACAACGAATTGGGTATAAACAAAACTACGATCTGGGTATAAGTAAAACCACGTGCTTACTTAAACTTTGTGTGATAATCACGTTGCATTAATTGGGATTAAGGAATAATATCAttggaaaattaaaattgtattaatgGTAAAATTTCAAGTATAGAATCACTGTTTTGTCCTCTCCCTTTCACTCTGTTAGCATTGGAAAATTTTCCTGTCTTGCTTTCTGTGATTGAAGCTTATTTTTCATTGTGCTTGATTTATTGTTTATGCTGTACATGCACATTTACATGTACATGAGTAAACCACTAAATATCAGTCTTCATTTAATTGCAGATTAGAGGAGATTTACATATATGTTTGATGGGTGATCCTGGTGTTGCCAAGAGTCAGCTTCTTAAACACATAATCAATGTAGCACCCAGAGGGGTGTATACCACTGGCAGAGGAAGTAGTGGAGTTGGTCTAACTGCTGCTGTTCAAAAAGATCCAGTGACAAATGAGATGGTTCTTGAAGGCGGAGCATTGGTAATGGAAGCTTCCTTTCGTAATTGCAACCTGTCCTTCCATCCCATATATTTTAGGTTGAGGAAACTAGAAAATTGTGGTCAAATACGCATATGAAATGTTGTCTGTACTTGCAAATAATAAGATTATAATAACTCGAGCATCAAATTACTTCTTAAGCTCCTATGTTAATAGTATATGTTCTTTTAACTAGTTTCTAGATATAAGCGGATTTATGGAAGAACTTTATGGATTTCAGGTGTTAGCAGATATGGGCATATGTGCCATTGATGAATTTGACAAGATGGATGAATCAGATCGTACAGCTATTCACGAAGTTATGGAACAACAGACTGTTAGCATTGCGAAGGCTGGAATCACTACATCTCTGAATGCAAGGACTGCT
This sequence is a window from Vigna angularis cultivar LongXiaoDou No.4 chromosome 2, ASM1680809v1, whole genome shotgun sequence. Protein-coding genes within it:
- the LOC108329671 gene encoding DNA replication licensing factor MCM7 is translated as MTTKDLDFNADIALAKEFLSNFADANGEAKYLNILQDVANHKTKAVQIDLEDLINYKDLDEEFLSRVTENTRRYIGIFSNAVDELMPESTEAFTDDDHDILMTQRTDEGGEGVDGSDPLQKMPPEIKRYYELYIKASSKGRPFTIREVKASNIGQLVRISGIVTRCSDVKPLMKVAVYTCEDCGFEIYQEVTARVFMPLFECPSKRCDTNRRKGNVILQLRASKFLRFQEAKIQELAEHVPKGHIPRSMTVHLRGELTRKVAPGDVVELSGIFLPIPYTGFRAMRAGLVADTYLEAMSVTHFKRKYEEYELRGDEEEQIARLAEDGDIYNKLSRSLAPEIFGHDDIKKALLLLLVGAPHRTLKDGMKIRGDLHICLMGDPGVAKSQLLKHIINVAPRGVYTTGRGSSGVGLTAAVQKDPVTNEMVLEGGALVLADMGICAIDEFDKMDESDRTAIHEVMEQQTVSIAKAGITTSLNARTAVLAAANPAWGRYDLRRTPAENINLPHALLSRFDLLWLILDRADMDNDLEMARHVVYVHQNKESPALGFTPLDPSVLRAYISAARRLSPSVPRELEEYIATAYSSIRQEEARSNAPHSYTTVRTLLSILRISAALARLRFSETVAQSDVDEALRLMQMSKFSLYSDDRQKSGLDAISDIYSIVRDEAARANRVDVSYAHALNWISRKGYSEAQLKECLEEYAALNVWQIHPHTFDIRFIDA